The following DNA comes from Streptomyces sp. Ag109_O5-10.
AGCTGCTCGAAGGCCCTCTCGTAGATCACCATCACCACGGTGCGGGTGGCGTCGCCGGGTCCGCCGTCGGTGAGGACGTAGGGCTGTTCGAAGACCTGGAGGGCGTTGATGATGCCGACCACCGACGCGACGAGCAGCGTCGGCGACAGCAGCGGCAGCGTGATGGCGAGGTGCTTGCGCAGGCCGCTCGCGCCGTCGAGGGCGGCCGCCTCGTGGATCTCCTTGGGGATGTTGTTCAGACCGCCGACGAACAGCAGGAACGAGAAACCGAACTGCTGCCACACGTAGACCAGGATCACCGTGGCCATGGCCGCGTGCTCCGAGGTCAGCCAGGGCACGGGCGCGACGCCGACCAGGCCGATCAGCCAGTTCACCACCCCGAAGTCCTGGTTGAACAGGTACTTCATCACCACCGAGATCGAAGCGGCGGACAGCACCAGCGGGAAGAAGAACGCCGACCGGAACACCGATCGCAGCCACACCGGCATCCGCCCGTTCAGCGCGAGCGCCAGCGCCAGCGCGATCAGCAGTTGCAGAGCGACCGCGAGGACCATGAAGACGAGCGTGTTGCGGAAGGAGACCAGGACGGTCGAGTCCGTGAACGTCGTACGGTAGTTGGCGCCGCCGGCGAAGCGCGGCGGGTCGATCACGTTCCAGTGGAACAGGCTCAGCACGACGGACCCGATGATCGGCACGACCGTGAAGACGACGATGCCGACGACCGTGGGCGCCAGGAACAGCGCGGCCAGCAGCCGGGCGCCGCGGTCACGGACGGAGGACCGCACGGCGACGGCGGACGGCACGGAGGGCCGTGGACGTACGGCCGGGACCTGGGTGTTCGTCATACCTCACGCTCCATGGCCTGCTCCAGGTCGCCCTGCATCCGGCGCAACGCGGGACCCACCGCGCGCGGCGAGGCCAGCGCGGTGCCGGTGTACTTGAGCAGGACGTCGGTCACCTCGGCGACCTGCGGCGGCGCGGGGATCGGGCCGGTGTCGGGGAACCGGTCGAGGGTGTCGTAGAAGACCTGCCAGTGCGCCGGGCCGCTCGCGGCGTAGCGGGCGGCGTTCAGCATCGAACGCCGGGCCGGGGTGGTCTGGTTGCTCCGGAACAGCCGGGTCATGGTGTCCTTGCGGGCCGCGTACTTGATGAACTCCCAGGCGGCTTCCTGTTTCTTCGAGGTGCGCAGCAGCGCGTAGCCCGCCGCGCCGAACTGGTGGCGCTGGGTACGCCAGCGCGGGAAGTACTGCACGTCGTAGTCGGCGGCCCGCATGCCGGCCAGATGCAGACCGCCCGCCCAGAATCCGCCCGCCGGCGTGACGCCGACGCGGCCGGTGGAGAACACGCCGACCAGATTGCTGCCGTTGCCGCCCTCGGGCCGGGTGCACAGGTTCTCCTGGACGAGCGAGGCGAGATAGTCGTACGCCTCCTCGACCCGGTCGGCGGTGGCCTGCGGGTTCGTCCAGCGGAAGCCCCCGCCGCGCCCCCGCCGGTCGGCGGCCGGGTAGAAGGCGTCCCACAGCCAGGAGCCGCCGGGCGCCCTCGACTCCTCAAGCAGGTTCGTGTCGTTCGCGAAGAGCCAGGGCACCACGCCGCCCCACAGCCGGTTGGTCCAGAAGTACGGAGTGAAGTGCGCGTCGCCGGCCCGCTTCATCTCCCGCAGCAGCGCGGTGAAGTCGTCGCGGCTCCAGTCGGCCGCCGGGAATCCCGCGCCCGCCCGCTCGAGTACCTGCTTGTTGAGGTACATGTCGGCGGCGTTGAACTCCATCGGCAGCTGGTAGAGGTTCCCCTCGTACATCATCGACTCGACCAGCGAGGGGTGGACGTCGGCGAAGTACTCACGCAGTTCCGCCGCGTCCCGCCGCACCCAGCGGTCCAGCGGGACGCCGAGCCGCCGGGCGAACAGCTGCACACCCTCGGTGGCCACGTACACCAGGTCGGGCGCGCTGCCCGCGGCGATCTGGGTGAGGATCTTCGCGAAGAAGTCCGACCAGTCGACGGCCTGCACCGCGTTCACCCGCAGCGGGATGTCCGGGTGGAGCCGGTGGAAGCCCTTGGTGAGGGCGTCGACGGTGGCCGGGTCGAAGGCGGAGCCGAGGGTGGCGACGACGAGGGAGCCGTCGTCGCGGCCGGGGATGTCGGCTCCCGTGAGCCGGTCCCAGCTCGCGGCGGTCGCGGCCAGGGCGGCCGCTCCCGCCCCGTACGCGCCGTACCGCAGGAGCGTGCGGCGGGGGAGGTGCGAGTCAGTCATCCAAAGCGCCTAACTCGTGTTAGATCAGGGTTGATGCCCCAGATGATGAGAACCGCGCAACAGGCCTGTCAAGGGTCGGGAACGCTTGACCTTTAACGAGTTAGGTCTACAGTCCTCGTTCACACGAGCCGCCACGCGCCCTCCCGAGCCGCCATGAGAGGAACGATGCGTCATGTCCGGAACGTCAGGGATTTCCAGGAGAGCACTGTTCGCAGGATCGGCGGCGGGCACCGCCGCCGCACTGCTGCCCGTCGGAACGGCCACGGCCGCTCCGCAGCCCGGAGCCGCGGGCAGGAAGAAGACCAAGCCCGCCACGAGCGGGGCGAGTTACCGCGCCGCGTATCACTTCACGGTGCCCGACCAGTGGAAGAACGACCCGCAGCGGCCCGTCTGGATCGACGGCGAATACCACTACTACTACCTTTACAACGCCGACTACTTCACCGGCGCCGTCGGTACCGCGTGGCGCCTGGCCACCACCAGGGACCTGGTCTCCTTCACCGACCGCGGGGTCGCCGTGCCCAAGGACACCACGCCCAACGGCGACCTCTGGTCGGGTTCGGCGGTGGTCGACACCGGCAACACGGCCGGATTCGGCGCCGGCGCGGTCGTCGTCATCGTCACCATGTCCCCCGGCGGCGGCACCGACCACCAGGAACAGTTCCTGTACTACTCGACCGACGGCGGTGTCACCTTCAGCAACCACGGCACCGACCCCGTCCTGCCCAACCCGGGCGTCGCCGACTTCCGCGACCCCAAGGTGATCCGCGACGAGGACCGGGGCCGCTGGGTGATGGCCCTCGCCGAGAACGACAAGATCGGCTTCTACCACTCCGACGACCTCAAGTCCTGGACCTACGCGGACGGATTCGTTCACGACGGCATCGGCGTCCTGGAGTGCCCCGACCTGTTCCGCATCACCGCAGGCGACGGCACCGTCAAGTGGGTGCTCGGCGCGAGCGCCAACGGCAAGGGCTCGGGGCTGCCCAACACGTACGCCTACTGGACGGGTTCCTTCGACGGCAGCGCGTTCACCCCTGACGCGAACGACCCCCAGTGGCTCGACCACGGCTGGGACTGGTACGCCGCCGTCACCTTCGAGAAGCGGGACCCCGGCGGCGCGGTGGACGCGGCCGCCCGGCACGCGATCGGCTGGGTGAACGACTGGGACTACGCCCACACCACCCCCACCATCGACTGCGACGGCTTCAACGGCACCGACTCCGTCGTCCGCGAGATCACCCTCAAGAAGGCATCCGACGGCACCTACTACCTCGCCTCCCGACCGGTCGCCGGCCTCGACTCGCACGTCTCCCGCACCGTGAACCTGGGCGACGTGACCGTGGACGGCACGAAGGTGCTCGACTACACCGGTATCTCCTACGAGGTGACGACCGAGATCACCTGGTCCCGGCTCACCGGCGCCGGCCTCCAGCTGAGGCGCTCACCCGACGGCGGTCGGCACATCGACGCCGGGGTCTACGCCGACTACGCCTTCCTCAACCGACGCAACACGGTGAACGCCGACACGTCCGGCAGGTGGCAGGAGAGCCACACCCCGTTCGACCCGGCCGCCGGCACGGTGAAGCTGCGCATCCTGGTGGACCGCACGTCGGTGGAGATGTTCGTCGACGACGGCCGCCACGTGCACACCAGCCAGGTGTTCCCGTACCTGCTGGACACCCGGCTGGCACTGTTCACGATCGGCGGCGGGGCGGTGTTCCGCAACACGGTGATACGCGAGTTCTCGGTGTGAGGCCGGGGGAGCGGGTGCACACCGCGCCGGGACGGCTTCCGCTCCCAGTGCGACGGCAAGTCGCCGGCGCGCATGCCCGTCCGCGGTGCTCCTCCTCGGCCGCCGATGACTTCAGGTGTGCCGGCCGGTCCAAGCCGGCACACCTCACAAAGGGAGAAGACCGATGCGCGACACCCGCTTGCACCCGATGACTCATATCGCCCGGCGCATGTTCGATCTCCTGGAGCCGATCTGCCTGGTCACCTACCTGGCCGACGAGTGCAAAGAGGAACTGGCCGCACTCGGCCACCGCGGCTACTGGGACGGCTACTTCGCCAGCCGCGCCGCACCACTGGGGCGGGTGCCGGCCCACGTCGTGCACGCGGCCTTCTACAGCTTCGCCGACGGGGAGGCCGCACGGCACATCCCCCGTGCCTGGGAGACGATTCCGCCCGAGGCGTCCGTCGCCGCGCGGCAGCGGGGCAGCGTGGCCTCCCTGCGGCGCATCCTCGGCGCGGGGTCGGCCGACTCACCGGGCCTGGTGCGCGCCGCGGACCTGACCACCAAGGCCGCGACGAGCGCCCCCGCCGAAGGGCGGGTGATGTACGCCGGCATGCGCACCCTCGAGGTACCCGGCGATCCCGTCGCCCGGCTGTGGCATTCCGCGACCATGCTGCGCGAGCACCGCGGCGACGGGCACATCGCCGCTCTCGTCGGCGCGCGCATCGGCGGCACGGAGGCCCACGTGCTCTCCGCTCTCGAACAGGGCATCCACCCCCGGAGTCGTTCGGACGCCTTCACCACCTGCCGAAGGAACGCCTGGCCGCGGTCATGGACGGCCTGCGCGAACGCGGACTCGTCGACTCCGACGGCCGCTTCACCGACGCCGGCCGCGCGGCCAAACAACGCATCGAAACCCTCACCGACGAACTCGCCACCCCGCCCTACGCCGCCCTGTCCCCGGCCGAACTCGACGAGCTGATCACCGAGCTCGAACCCATCACCGCGACCCTGGTGGCGGCAGGCTCGCGGTGACCCGGGATCAGAGACGGCACAGGCCACCGACGGCCCCGTCCGGGAGCGCTAGGGTGGCCGATCGGCCCGGGCCGCAACCGCGCCGCCACCGTCGATGCACCGGAGGTCACCCGTGTCGAAGCCCCGTTTCGCCGTCTTCGGCGCCGGCAGCATCGGCTGCCATCTCGGCGGCCACCTCGTCGCGGCCGGGTACGAGGTGGCGTTCATCGGCCGGCCCTCCGGCATGGAGGTGCTGCGTGAACGGGGGCTCACGCTCACCGTCGGCGCCCGTCCGCCCGTGCACCTCGCGCCCGAGCGGCTGATCCTCGCCACCGAACCCGGCGCCGCGGCCGACGCCGACCACGTGCTGGTCACCGTGAAGACCGCCGGGACCGAGGCCGCCGCCAAGGACCTCGCCGCCCATCTCGCCCCCGGCGCCGTCGTGGTCAGCTTGCAGAACGGCCTGCACAACCCCGCCACCCTGCGCTCCGCCCTGCCGGGACACACCGTGCTCGCCGGGATGGTGCCCTACAACGTGGTCCAGCCCGAACCCGGCGCCGTCCACCAGGGCATGCCGGGCACGCTCATGACCGAGCCCGACGACACCCTGCACACGGCGCTGCGCCGCGCCGACCTGGCCGTCGAGGCCCGCACCGACATGGCCGCCGTGCAGCACGCCAAACTGCTGATGAACCTCAACAACGCGGTCAACGCCCTGTCCGGGCTGCCGCTTCGCGACCAACTCGGCCAACGGGCCTACCGGCGCTGCCTAGCCCTGTGCCAGCGCGAGGCCCTCGCCGCCTACCGCGCCGCCGGCATCACCCCCGCCCGCCTCGGCCCGGCCTCGCCCCGCCTGACCCCGTACCTCCTCGGACTGCCCGACGCCGTGTTCCGCCGGGTGGCCGCGGCCTCGCTGCGGATCGACGCCCACGCGCGCTCGTCGATGTGGGAGGACCTGCAACGCGGCCGCCCCACAGAGATCGACTCCCTCCAGGGCGAGATCGTCACCCTTGCCCGCGGCCACGGACAGGACGCCGCTGCCAACGCCCGGCTCGCCGCCCTCGTGCACCAGGCGGAGACCACCCCGCGCACCTGGACCGGAGCGGAGCTGTACGCCGAACTGCGCGCCGCGTCCTGAATCCTCGTCCGTCGTCCCGCACCACCGGCAACCGGGCCCTGCCGGGCCGCCGCGACGGCCGCGTTGCTCTCATGCGCGGACTTGCGCGACTCCGGTGACTGCAGCGATCAGCGCGCCCTCCGTTTCGGCGTGCGTCAGGGCGTCGGCATGAATGCTCGGGTTCACAGACGGACAATGCGGGCTGAATCGGTGGCGTGACCCGGTCACGGAACGGATAGGGTCGGGGCGTGGACCGCAGCAACAGGCAGCCGGACGAGGTGCTCGCCGGGGAAGCGGGGGAGGAGCCGTCGCCCCGGTCGGCGCGGGTCCTGTGGTGGGGGTCGGCCGGGCTGGTGCTCGGTGTCCTCGGCACCTCGGTCCTCGTCGTCGGTGCGGACCACGCCGGGCGGCTGCCCGCGGCCGTGGCCCTGGTCCTCGTCCAGGTCTGCGCCCTGAGGTGGGTGGCACGCGCCCCGGCCGCCGTACTGGCCGCGACCGCGGCGGCGGGACTCGCGGTCTGGGCGCTGCTGCCCGCGGTGACCCTGACCGGCGCCCTGCTCGCGGCACAGGTCGCCCTGTGCGTGCTGTCGGCGGTCAGACCGCGGCGGGTGTCCGCGCGGGCGCTCGTGGCGGTGTGCCTGCCGGCCCCGCTGTCCTTCGGCGCGGGCGGCCCCGCGGGCCTCGCGGTCTACCTGCTCATGGTGGTCCTGGCGTGGACCGCCGGGCAGTGGCGCCGGGCGCAGCGGGCCCGGACGAGGTCGGAGACGCGCCGGGCTGTGGTGGAGGAGCGGGCGCGGATCGCACGCGAGGTGCACGACGTCGTGGCACACACCCTGTCCGTGATGGTCGTCCAGGCGGGTGCCGCCGACGACGTCTTCACCCGGCAGCCCGAACAGGCCCGCCAGGCGCTGCGGGCCATCGAGTCGGGTGCACGGTCGGCGCTCGGCGAACTGCGCCTGCTGCTGCGGGCGTTCGGGCCCGACGAGAGCACGGAGGGCACCGGGGAACCGCGGCAGCCGGGGCCCTCGCTGGCGCGCTTGGACGAACTGGCCGACACCGTGCGGGCGACCGGGATGGCCGTGCACGTGGACCGCGACGGCGCCACCGACGGACTGCCGGCCGCGGTGGACCTGGCGGCGTACCGGATCGTGCAGGAAGCGCTGACCAACACCCTGCGCCATGCGGCGGACGCCGACGAGGTGAGCGTGCGC
Coding sequences within:
- a CDS encoding sensor histidine kinase, which produces MDRSNRQPDEVLAGEAGEEPSPRSARVLWWGSAGLVLGVLGTSVLVVGADHAGRLPAAVALVLVQVCALRWVARAPAAVLAATAAAGLAVWALLPAVTLTGALLAAQVALCVLSAVRPRRVSARALVAVCLPAPLSFGAGGPAGLAVYLLMVVLAWTAGQWRRAQRARTRSETRRAVVEERARIAREVHDVVAHTLSVMVVQAGAADDVFTRQPEQARQALRAIESGARSALGELRLLLRAFGPDESTEGTGEPRQPGPSLARLDELADTVRATGMAVHVDRDGATDGLPAAVDLAAYRIVQEALTNTLRHAADADEVSVRVLLDGRCVEVTVVDNGRTVQGRSDTTGARRGLVGMRERVRLVGGSLRAGPLPGGGFEVAARLPVEGVS
- a CDS encoding carbohydrate ABC transporter permease, which translates into the protein MTNTQVPAVRPRPSVPSAVAVRSSVRDRGARLLAALFLAPTVVGIVVFTVVPIIGSVVLSLFHWNVIDPPRFAGGANYRTTFTDSTVLVSFRNTLVFMVLAVALQLLIALALALALNGRMPVWLRSVFRSAFFFPLVLSAASISVVMKYLFNQDFGVVNWLIGLVGVAPVPWLTSEHAAMATVILVYVWQQFGFSFLLFVGGLNNIPKEIHEAAALDGASGLRKHLAITLPLLSPTLLVASVVGIINALQVFEQPYVLTDGGPGDATRTVVMVIYERAFEQLDFGEASAVGVLLFALIMAVTALQFRLSRRYVHYQ
- a CDS encoding GH32 C-terminal domain-containing protein, which encodes MSGTSGISRRALFAGSAAGTAAALLPVGTATAAPQPGAAGRKKTKPATSGASYRAAYHFTVPDQWKNDPQRPVWIDGEYHYYYLYNADYFTGAVGTAWRLATTRDLVSFTDRGVAVPKDTTPNGDLWSGSAVVDTGNTAGFGAGAVVVIVTMSPGGGTDHQEQFLYYSTDGGVTFSNHGTDPVLPNPGVADFRDPKVIRDEDRGRWVMALAENDKIGFYHSDDLKSWTYADGFVHDGIGVLECPDLFRITAGDGTVKWVLGASANGKGSGLPNTYAYWTGSFDGSAFTPDANDPQWLDHGWDWYAAVTFEKRDPGGAVDAAARHAIGWVNDWDYAHTTPTIDCDGFNGTDSVVREITLKKASDGTYYLASRPVAGLDSHVSRTVNLGDVTVDGTKVLDYTGISYEVTTEITWSRLTGAGLQLRRSPDGGRHIDAGVYADYAFLNRRNTVNADTSGRWQESHTPFDPAAGTVKLRILVDRTSVEMFVDDGRHVHTSQVFPYLLDTRLALFTIGGGAVFRNTVIREFSV
- a CDS encoding extracellular solute-binding protein; the protein is MTDSHLPRRTLLRYGAYGAGAAALAATAASWDRLTGADIPGRDDGSLVVATLGSAFDPATVDALTKGFHRLHPDIPLRVNAVQAVDWSDFFAKILTQIAAGSAPDLVYVATEGVQLFARRLGVPLDRWVRRDAAELREYFADVHPSLVESMMYEGNLYQLPMEFNAADMYLNKQVLERAGAGFPAADWSRDDFTALLREMKRAGDAHFTPYFWTNRLWGGVVPWLFANDTNLLEESRAPGGSWLWDAFYPAADRRGRGGGFRWTNPQATADRVEEAYDYLASLVQENLCTRPEGGNGSNLVGVFSTGRVGVTPAGGFWAGGLHLAGMRAADYDVQYFPRWRTQRHQFGAAGYALLRTSKKQEAAWEFIKYAARKDTMTRLFRSNQTTPARRSMLNAARYAASGPAHWQVFYDTLDRFPDTGPIPAPPQVAEVTDVLLKYTGTALASPRAVGPALRRMQGDLEQAMEREV
- a CDS encoding 2-dehydropantoate 2-reductase, which codes for MSKPRFAVFGAGSIGCHLGGHLVAAGYEVAFIGRPSGMEVLRERGLTLTVGARPPVHLAPERLILATEPGAAADADHVLVTVKTAGTEAAAKDLAAHLAPGAVVVSLQNGLHNPATLRSALPGHTVLAGMVPYNVVQPEPGAVHQGMPGTLMTEPDDTLHTALRRADLAVEARTDMAAVQHAKLLMNLNNAVNALSGLPLRDQLGQRAYRRCLALCQREALAAYRAAGITPARLGPASPRLTPYLLGLPDAVFRRVAAASLRIDAHARSSMWEDLQRGRPTEIDSLQGEIVTLARGHGQDAAANARLAALVHQAETTPRTWTGAELYAELRAAS